The Austwickia sp. genome includes a region encoding these proteins:
- a CDS encoding succinyldiaminopimelate transaminase, protein MPGGRPAADASGGRGAGRLALPDFPWDTLTPYKARAADHPGGLVDLSVGTPVDPTPDVVRRALIGAADAPGYPQTYGTAPLREAVAAWFARRRGVPDVDPAGVLPTIGSKELVAWLPTLLGLGPGDAVAFPSVAYPTYDVGARLAGATPVPFAGLTELGPVGAATAPRLIWVNSPGNPTGKVLGVAHLRKVVEWARARGAIVVSDECYAELDWRAESPDAPEAPDNAGGSAAAPRPAGAPGSVPSLLDPRVCGGDHTGLLACYSLSKQSNLAGYRAAFLAGDPALVADILEVRKHAGMMMPWPVQEAMRVALGDDVHVAEQRERYAARRATLLPALEAAGFRIEDSEAGLYLWGTRDEDCWDSVGWLADRGILAAPGSFYGPRSGRFVRVALTASDERIAAAADRLSSR, encoded by the coding sequence TTGCCCGGCGGGCGGCCAGCCGCCGATGCCTCGGGCGGGCGCGGCGCCGGGCGGCTCGCCCTGCCCGACTTCCCGTGGGACACCCTCACGCCGTACAAGGCCCGCGCCGCGGATCACCCCGGCGGCCTCGTCGACCTGTCGGTGGGGACTCCCGTGGACCCGACCCCGGACGTCGTACGGCGTGCGCTCATCGGGGCCGCCGACGCCCCGGGCTACCCGCAGACTTACGGCACGGCGCCGCTACGGGAGGCGGTGGCGGCGTGGTTCGCGCGGCGCCGCGGGGTTCCGGACGTGGATCCCGCGGGAGTGCTGCCGACGATCGGGAGCAAGGAGCTGGTGGCCTGGCTGCCCACGCTGCTCGGGCTGGGCCCGGGGGATGCCGTGGCGTTCCCGTCGGTGGCCTACCCGACGTACGACGTGGGGGCCCGCCTCGCCGGCGCGACCCCGGTGCCGTTCGCGGGGCTGACCGAGCTGGGTCCGGTCGGCGCCGCGACGGCGCCGCGCCTGATCTGGGTCAACAGCCCCGGCAACCCGACCGGCAAGGTCCTGGGGGTGGCGCACCTGCGCAAGGTCGTGGAGTGGGCCCGCGCCCGCGGGGCGATCGTGGTCAGCGACGAGTGCTACGCGGAGCTGGACTGGCGCGCCGAGAGCCCGGACGCCCCGGAGGCCCCGGACAACGCTGGCGGCTCGGCTGCGGCGCCCCGTCCCGCCGGCGCGCCGGGGTCGGTGCCGAGCCTGCTCGACCCTCGGGTGTGCGGCGGGGACCACACCGGGTTGCTGGCGTGTTACTCGCTGAGCAAGCAGAGCAACCTCGCCGGCTATCGCGCGGCGTTCCTCGCCGGCGACCCGGCGCTCGTGGCGGACATCCTGGAGGTGCGCAAGCACGCCGGGATGATGATGCCCTGGCCAGTCCAGGAGGCCATGCGGGTGGCCCTCGGCGACGACGTCCACGTCGCGGAGCAGCGGGAGCGGTACGCCGCCCGTCGGGCCACGCTGTTGCCCGCGCTGGAGGCGGCCGGCTTCCGGATCGAGGATTCCGAGGCGGGGCTGTACCTGTGGGGTACCCGCGACGAGGACTGCTGGGACAGCGTGGGCTGGCTCGCCGACCGGGGGATCCTGGCGGCGCCGGGGTCCTTCTACGGGCCGCGCTCGGGGCGGTTCGTGCGGGTGGCCCTCACAGCATCCGACGAGCGCATCGCCGCTGCGGCAGACCGCCTGTCGTCGCGCTAG